TTTTTCTAGCGAAGTCGATAGTGAGAAGACAACAACAACTGAAACAGTAGTTCAAAAGGATGTTCAACAAACAACTCAAGAAAAAGACCTTGTTGAAACAACGACTCATTCTGAAACAACAGAAGAAGTAACTACAACAACAAGTCAAACAGAAGAGACTCAAGCACCAAAAACAAGGGCTAAAAGATCTGCGGAGGAAGGTAGTAAATCGAAAGCTGATGGGTTTACGTTAACGGTAAAAAGTCCGTCTCATCCAGATCATATCATTACAAATAATGAACAAAAAATTCAGTCTGTCATTTCAATTGGTGTAACGGCTCCAAAGTTTTTAAGCCCGAATGCAGAACTTCGTGTGAAGTATTGGAGTAATGACCCGCATGAAATTATTAATTTATCGATTCCGTCAAATACGGAAGGACAAAGAATTCCTTATTTAAACACTCCAAGTCCAATTGATAAAGCTAAAGACCCAACCGTAATGTATACAGCAAAAATTAGTGTAGGTGAAGTGAGAGCAGGAGACGCACTCTCTATTAAAAATACGGTCTTTGCTCAATTTCTTTCACAGGGACAAACCTACAATGTAACGTATGAATTAGTCGATAATGGGGAAGTGATTACAAGCGTTACTGAAACCTTCACGACGAATCTGCCAGATCCTCAGTTTTGGGCGATGAAGTATACGCAAACGGAATATTTAACAAGTTTTGATTCTAATGGGAAAGTGAAAAGTTCAGTTCCACTCCCGTTTTCCGTAGTGCAACATCCAAATTACACTACAGGGTTAATTGAAAAAGTTACTTTAACCGTTCCTGAAGGATTTAAAATTACTGAAGATTCCAAGAAAAATGGTTGGAAGCAGAATGGGAATACGGTCACTCGTGACCATTATTTCAATGCTGCAGGCGAAGTGCCAAATTCAAACTTTGGTAGAGCAAACCTGAGTGAAGGCTATGCAAAAATGGAACGCTTATTCACTCACGTTTATACTTCCGGGTTGGCTTTTGATACTTCTACTTACGGAACGGTAGAGGAGCTCAAATCTCCTTCTGGAAAACCTTGGACGATTACTTCAAGAGTAGATACTCTTGATGAAATGGGATATAAGACAACTCAAACGTTTGATACGTCAGGAGTGTTACGTGCACAAGATCCTGAAAATAGCGTGGGTAGTGCATCAATCTCTTCGTATGTCAATGATTTAAAAGAGTATAATGCATCTGATAAGTATCCTACTGAAGATTTTTATAGAGATGAAATTACCATGGATGAGAGCGACTATGCTTCAGGAAAGTCTGTGGAACTCTCAGATATTGTGATTAAATTTGATGAAAAGAAAACCGTTGGAAAATATAGAGCGATTTTTCATGAAATTCAAGGATTAGATGTGAATTTATCGGCTTTAAAATATGATGAAGCGACTTTTGATGTGTATTCATTAGATGATCCGACGCAAAAAATTACGAGCGTCCATTTGTTTAAATTTACGAATTTAACATTTCCGGAAAATATTTCGGGGATTATTTTAAGACCGACAGGAAAAATGACGCAATTATCCGCTGCACAAGCAAAAGGATTAAGAGTCTTTACGAGATTCCAACCAACGAGTGAGGCAGATTTACCTTCTAAAGCTCCTGTTACCCTGAATCATACGATATCGATGGGAGATGGAAAGAGCAATTCTATTACAAAATACCAACGTCAAGAAGTCATTTTAAATACTAAACACTATTGGGGAACGGATACAACAAATTCCTCAACGCCATTTTACTCTCAACAAATTGCGATTGAAGCATCCAATTATAAAGACAATTCTAATAAATTAGTGAAGTTAAAATATGATGAAATCGTAGAAAAAGCCAATGCTATGGTGACATTTTCAATTCCACCAGAGCTTACGATGACTCTTAAAACTGGAGAAACGCTGTCTGGTGGAACTTACACTAGAGCGCTAAGTGATTTTGCAGAAATTGGATTTGATGCGAATAATGTTTGGAGATTTGATTTCCAACTAAAACCGACAAGCCCAGATGTGAAAGATGGTCGCTATGATTTATCTTGGTATTTAACATGGGGAAGCGCGAATGAAGAAATTAGACGAACGACTTACGGAAGAAATCCGATTTCTGGAGATGAGGAAACGACAAAAAACGTAAAGACTTATGTGATTTCGAATCATTTAACGTTTGGTTCTCAAACCAGTGCTTCTAATAAAATTGGCTCTTACACTTCTCATAAAACGGATGTGGAAAAGGATGTAGAGTTTACGATTAAATCCACTTTAATGAACACATATGATTCTTCTATTACTGGAGGAGTTGGAATTCAATATTTACCGAGAAAAGGTGTTGAAAACTCAACTTATGATGTACTGTTGACAGGTCCAGTAACTCCAGCTCCTGGTTTTAAAGTCCAGTATACAGTTGATGAACCCACAAGAGATCGTGCACAAGATAATGACCACTTAACTTGGACGGATTCTGTTTCCGATTACTCCAAAGTGACAGCTGTAAGATATGTTCAAACTGGAAATGATTTCCCGAAATATAATGATTTCATCTTACCGGTGAAGACAACTGATTCATTGAAAGTGGAGGATGTCGCATATACGCAAGTAGGAATGAAAGCGTCAGGATTTGATAAGTTCATCATGTCAGATCCAGTACAAATGACGCCACGAATTTGGACGGAAGATTTTGTAGCTCTCGATAAGACAGGAAATAAAGTTGCAAATCTAGTGGAACAAAAGAAAGCTACTAAGAAATTCGCAGCTTCAACGGATAAAGAATTCCCAGGAGTCCAGTACATTCGTTCAGAAGAAGATCCTTACGGCAATGTAACGCATGTCTATGTACAAACGGGTTCTGTGAAAGTGAATTATCAAGACGAAGCAGGTAATACAATCAAAGACTCTGTCGTAGATACACCGAATGACCCTGTAGGAAACCTTTATGATACAACGGACCATAAACTAACCTTGATTAAGACTCCTGAAGGTAAGTTGTATGATTTATTGCCAGATGCCACCAAAGGGGCGGAAAAAGGGGAAGTCGTAAAAGGTGAAACAGAAGTCACCTATGTCTATAAAGAACGCGCTAAAGGGGAAGTCGTTGTTAAATATGTTGTTGAAGGGACTTCGGAGGAGATTAAAGACGCTGTGATAGACACACCGTCTACATATCTTTTAGATGAAAACGGAACTGTAGCGACGTAT
This Granulicatella adiacens ATCC 49175 DNA region includes the following protein-coding sequences:
- a CDS encoding MucBP domain-containing protein produces the protein MSLKGNGNEKQRFSLRKLNCGLVSVLVGMAFFGPVAFSSEVDSEKTTTTETVVQKDVQQTTQEKDLVETTTHSETTEEVTTTTSQTEETQAPKTRAKRSAEEGSKSKADGFTLTVKSPSHPDHIITNNEQKIQSVISIGVTAPKFLSPNAELRVKYWSNDPHEIINLSIPSNTEGQRIPYLNTPSPIDKAKDPTVMYTAKISVGEVRAGDALSIKNTVFAQFLSQGQTYNVTYELVDNGEVITSVTETFTTNLPDPQFWAMKYTQTEYLTSFDSNGKVKSSVPLPFSVVQHPNYTTGLIEKVTLTVPEGFKITEDSKKNGWKQNGNTVTRDHYFNAAGEVPNSNFGRANLSEGYAKMERLFTHVYTSGLAFDTSTYGTVEELKSPSGKPWTITSRVDTLDEMGYKTTQTFDTSGVLRAQDPENSVGSASISSYVNDLKEYNASDKYPTEDFYRDEITMDESDYASGKSVELSDIVIKFDEKKTVGKYRAIFHEIQGLDVNLSALKYDEATFDVYSLDDPTQKITSVHLFKFTNLTFPENISGIILRPTGKMTQLSAAQAKGLRVFTRFQPTSEADLPSKAPVTLNHTISMGDGKSNSITKYQRQEVILNTKHYWGTDTTNSSTPFYSQQIAIEASNYKDNSNKLVKLKYDEIVEKANAMVTFSIPPELTMTLKTGETLSGGTYTRALSDFAEIGFDANNVWRFDFQLKPTSPDVKDGRYDLSWYLTWGSANEEIRRTTYGRNPISGDEETTKNVKTYVISNHLTFGSQTSASNKIGSYTSHKTDVEKDVEFTIKSTLMNTYDSSITGGVGIQYLPRKGVENSTYDVLLTGPVTPAPGFKVQYTVDEPTRDRAQDNDHLTWTDSVSDYSKVTAVRYVQTGNDFPKYNDFILPVKTTDSLKVEDVAYTQVGMKASGFDKFIMSDPVQMTPRIWTEDFVALDKTGNKVANLVEQKKATKKFAASTDKEFPGVQYIRSEEDPYGNVTHVYVQTGSVKVNYQDEAGNTIKDSVVDTPNDPVGNLYDTTDHKLTLIKTPEGKLYDLLPDATKGAEKGEVVKGETEVTYVYKERAKGEVVVKYVVEGTSEEIKDAVIDTPSTYLLDENGTVATYDTTDQKPSTITKDGKEYQLVEKAVPNEKGNLTEGTTTITYEYKLVTGTVTVKYEDENGQPLKEDNVITPANTPKGTAYDTTTETVRPQQIEKDGKTYELTSTTPKAGSASETGTVEGDKVVTYVYQEVKGSVTVHYVDIEGETIKASVKDVENGSAGSDYDTTDHKPTLIKSEDGKLYDLVPGLTKGQEKGKVAKGEIEVTYVYKERAKGEVVVKYVIEGTSDEIKDAVTDTPSTYISDENGTVATYDTTDQKPSTITKDGKEYQLVEKAVPNEKGNLTEGTTTITYEYKLVTGTVTVKYEDENGQPIKEDTVITPANTPKGAAYDTTTETVRPQQIEKDEKTYELTSTTPKAGSASETGTVEGDKVVTYVYKEVKGSVTVHYVDIEGKTIKASVKIMDQASKGTPYDTTPNREKEIVSEDGKTYELSSEAPKEGADKVSGIVLKGNIDVTYVYREVKTSITVQYVDEDGNVLQDKVEKKELSTGEKYDTTSDKPVTITKDVVLYTLIPTKTKGEETGTTTKNPIEVTYVYHKTITTWVDTNGKELHPSKEGQHPDTKGTDILGYKLVSTTTKENGDVVNVYRQLTTIWVDTDNNVLKPKEDGEKEQGKIEGYEYVKTVVDDDGNRTHIFKKHLEVTTSSQPSNPSSAKEELPNTGTGVDSVFFSSAAISVLMGLGLLKSHKKDEEEGK